The proteins below come from a single Pleuronectes platessa chromosome 3, fPlePla1.1, whole genome shotgun sequence genomic window:
- the LOC128430845 gene encoding putative methyltransferase NSUN7 — protein sequence MVFSLLEFANAGPPVVLWSDPDVLPVSASPCLTVAQFCPNRGELERKVQGAIEGKNVAIVLFRFSPAVKVPPFFNDSFPQSTIREEISVCPPSDQAYLQAAVVFQQLREEKPGPLQPLRYGKKTDTLLPEGGDKPTQRRAFQLAFDTLKYQDLLEDIITDSCFHTSQQISADLLPLAMVMLFDFQDRKFTLREQTSKELEEPLQEVRELERSLYKLKTKLAASLARCRVKLNLQSVSCFLSDPVRTKQHRAKRLPLFAWVNTLKSSVEEVCEALQVAGLCEAEALTDLKDLAFCRDSLCPDTLVFSWQLVARLQHSSLTAAHVLNIQDRSVCVAVSALRPLLFDNGDVLVVGSFSAVTVAHVAVVASARSGRVLLCGADHTSSQLEDIQGLLGDMDIKNVRILSEAFSGLSEWDSSVQRLKVIMVLPQCSSSALNDPVPTIHSEHGKWDLLSDLSHGSVAQRKIHMMAAQQARLLAHTLTFPKVQTVVYCSRSVYPEENEQLVKRVLNKAHTHPKLLPFRVNGPIFPVDSESGDATESKFFRLEPSQVTNGCFVARLSRQADPTKVETVQDVLARAAAKGLLGGILPEQLKTGKKGKSRKSRESGERGRPEEERGEGEVEGNEEEEEGKREEDGGKRRGVKGRKRKLKQGQKQSKAPADAKQPTKSPKKKPTKKKGNQSHPTKRPSKSKQRRFPRLTLTLMSSEKTSNQLSPITALAHRLSETLIGSQQTVFSAPSSAGKRPSPAPAAPSTPPAASRLLQGHNSQPEREEKTSRDGDKSASPLKARGKVVGPQEVRKAARGSALPPIPSPSSGSLRSRTGSSPSHTSHSHHRHMSTSSSSVSLPGL from the exons ATGGTCTTCAGCTTGCTGGAGTTTGCCAATGCAGGGCCTCCTGTTGTCCTGTG GTCCGACCCTGATGTTTTACCTGTTTCAGCTTCCCCTTGTCTCACTGTGGCTCAGTTCTGTCCGAACAGAGGggagctggagaggaaggtGCAGGGGGCGATAGAGGGGAAGAATGTGGCCATTGTGCTTttcag GTTCTCTCCGGCTGTCAAGGTGCCTCCTTTCTTCAATGACAGTTTCCCCCAAAGCACAATCAGAGAAGAGATCTCAG TCTGCCCTCCATCAGATCAGGCCTATCTGCAGGCGGCGGTGGTCTTCCAGCAGCTGCGTGAGGAGAAGCCAGGCCCACTTCAGCCTCTGCGCTATGGGAAGAAGACGGACACGCTCCTGCCCGAGGGCGGAGACAAACCCACGCAGAGACGGGCCTTCCAGCTCGCCTTCGACACGCTCAAAT ACCAAGATTTACTGGAGGACATCATCACTGACAGCTGCTTCCACACCTCGCAGCAAATT TCAGCTGACTTGTTGCCCCTGGCGATGGTGATGCTGTTCGACTTCCAGGATCGAAAGTTCACGTTGCGTGAGCAAACATcgaaggagctggaggagcctcTACAGGAAGTcagggagctggagaggagTCTGTACaa GCTTAAGACCAAGCTGGCCGCATCTCTGGCTCGGTGCAGGGTGAAACTGAATCTGCAGAGCGtctcctgttttctttctgatCCCGTCAGGACCAAACAGCACCGAGCCAAACGTCTGCCCCTGTTCGCGTGGGTCAACACGCTGAAGAGCAG TGTTGAGGAAGTGTGTGAAGCGCTGCAGGTGGCCGGCTTGTGTGAAGCTGAAGCCCTGACTGACCTGAAGGACCTGGCGTTCTGCCGGGACTCGCTCTGTCCCGACACACTCGTCTTCTCCTGGCAGCTTGTCGCTCGGCTCCAGCACAGCAGCCTCACTGCAGCACATGTCCTGAACATACAG gacaggagtgtgtgtgtggcggtgaGCGCGTTACGCCCCCTGCTGTTTGATAACGGTGACGTCCTGGTGGTGGGGTCTTTCTCGGCTGTGACTGTGGCTCACGTGGCCGTGGTGGCCTCCGCCCGCTCGGGCCGAGTGCTGCTGTGTGGTGCTGATCACACGTCCTCTCAGCTGGAGGACATTCAGGGCCTGCTCGGGGACATGGACATCAAGA ATGTGCGGATCCTGTCGGAGGCATTCAGTGGTCTGAGCGAGTGGGACTCCTCCGTCCAGCGTCTGAAGGTCATCATGGTTCTACCTCAGTGTTCGTCCTCTGCCCTCAACGACCCCGTGCCCACCATACACAGCGAACATGGAA AATGGGATCTGCTGTCAGACTTGTCCCACGGTTCTGTAGCCCAACGCAAGATACACATGATGGCCGCCCAGCAGGCACGACTGTTAGCGCACACCCTGACCT TCCCGAAGGTGCAGACGGTGGTTTACTGCTCACGTTCAGTTTATCCTGAGGAGAACGAACAGCTGGTGAAAAGAGTGTTAAACAAAGCACACACTCACCCCAAACTGCTGCCtttcag GGTGAACGGTCCAATTTTCCCGGTTGACTCCGAGTCAGGAGACGCCACCGAATCCAAGTTCTTCAGACTCGAACCCTCTCAGGTCACCAACGGCTGCTTCGTGGCCAGGCTGTCCCGACAG GCTGATCCCACCAAGGTGGAGACGGTGCAGGACGTGCTGGCCAGGGCGGCAGCGAAGGGCCTCCTGGGCGGAATATTACCGGAGCAATTAAAAACTGGGAAAAAGGGGAAAAGCAGGAAGAGCCGTGAATCTGGCGAGAGAGGTCGGCCCgaagaggagagaggtgagGGGGAGGTCGAGggtaatgaggaggaggaggagggcaaaagggaggaagatggaggaaagaggagaggggtCAAAGGACGCAAGCGAAAGCTCAAACaaggacaaaaacaaagcaaagctcCTGCAGACGCCAAGCAGCCGACTAAAAGCCCCAAAAAGAAACCAACGAAGAAAAAAGGCAACCAATCACATCCCACCAAACGTCCCTCAAAGAGCAAACAAAGACGATTCCCTCGTCTCACGCTGACCTTGATGTCCTCAGAGAAAACATCCAACCAATTGTCGCCCATCACAGCCCTGGCACACAGGCTGAGTGAGACTCTGATCGGGTCCCAACAGACGGTGTTCAGCGCCCCTTCCTCTGCTGGGAAACGACCCTCACCTGCACCAGCAGCTCCTTCCACCCCCCCTGCGGCCTCCAGGCTGCTGCAGGGACATAACTCGCAGCctgagagggaagagaaaacaTCAAGGGACGGAGACAAATCAGCGAGTCCGTTAAAGGCCCGGGGGAAAGTGGTCGGACCACAGGAAGTGAGGAAGGCTGCGAGAGGCTCTGCCCTTCCACCCATTCCCTCCCCATCCTCTGGATCACTACGCAGCCGGACTGGTAGTTCTCCGTCCCACACGTCCCACTCTCACCACAGGCACATgtccacgtcctcctcctcagtgtctcTGCCTGGGTTATAG